A genomic segment from Wolbachia endosymbiont of Ctenocephalides felis wCfeF encodes:
- a CDS encoding putative murein peptide carboxypeptidase, which yields MHSIIVYILYFILVLCINTGVCAIDQVDIIAPSSKGKESDLPTIKEYVEALGFYPHISEKTYSNDNPFYSNSDEFRANDLISALTDDSKIIWCIRGGTGASRLIPYLERLSNDKKERIAQNKKILIGYSDITALHIYLQAKYDWQTLHGTMLEMIVNNSVSESSVEKLKELILNKRSYIRFDNLKIIDNGIKLKNGRLESKIVGGNMTLVENSVGTAWQVNAKGKILFLEDIRVYPYAMERSLDHLKQAHIFDGVQVVIFGNFIDSGNDNLVEAVKKRFAKSVNFPVFTIQGIGHGYTNDPLPLNTHTTIGIQDEKEGLFFMDVRNVSLIDSASQ from the coding sequence ATGCACTCCATTATTGTTTACATTTTATACTTCATCCTTGTTTTGTGTATTAACACGGGTGTCTGTGCAATTGACCAAGTTGATATTATTGCTCCTTCTTCGAAGGGGAAAGAGTCAGATCTACCTACTATAAAAGAATATGTAGAAGCCTTGGGTTTTTATCCCCATATTTCGGAGAAAACATACAGTAACGATAATCCATTCTACTCTAACTCCGATGAATTTAGAGCAAATGATTTGATTAGTGCCTTAACCGACGATAGCAAAATAATTTGGTGCATTAGAGGAGGAACGGGAGCTTCTCGGTTAATTCCTTATCTAGAGAGATTGTCCAATGATAAAAAAGAAAGAATTGCCCAAAATAAAAAAATTCTCATAGGCTATAGCGATATCACTGCCTTGCACATCTATCTACAAGCTAAATACGATTGGCAAACCCTTCACGGTACCATGTTGGAAATGATAGTAAATAACTCCGTTTCTGAGAGCTCTGTTGAAAAATTAAAAGAGTTAATTTTGAACAAACGCAGCTATATTAGATTCGATAATTTAAAAATAATCGACAATGGTATTAAACTAAAAAACGGCAGGTTAGAATCTAAAATTGTTGGTGGTAACATGACTTTAGTTGAAAATAGCGTAGGAACTGCTTGGCAAGTAAATGCAAAAGGCAAAATTTTATTTTTGGAAGACATAAGAGTTTATCCATACGCAATGGAACGCAGTTTAGATCACCTAAAACAAGCTCATATTTTCGATGGAGTGCAGGTAGTAATTTTTGGCAATTTTATTGACTCCGGCAACGATAACCTCGTTGAAGCTGTAAAAAAGAGATTTGCGAAAAGTGTCAACTTTCCGGTGTTCACAATTCAAGGAATAGGCCATGGGTATACAAACGATCCCTTACCTCTTAACACCCACACTACCATCGGCATTCAAGACGAGAAAGAAGGTTTATTTTTCATGGACGTACGGAATGTCAGCCTTATAGACTCTGCGTCACAGTAG
- a CDS encoding Octanoyltransferase: MIKWLISNQLIDYNHAVKFMEAKIQRIYDSLSDELVWLLQHPPLYTAGISATDDDIVEKLFPIYKTGRGGKYTYHGPGQRIIYLMLDLRKRNKCNIKLYIRDLSNWIINVLKHFNIFGEFKEERIGIWVNKNGVEEKIAAFGIRIRKWITYHGIALNVSPDLSHYRGIIPCGLKDYGVTSMKELGVEVSLSELDDILKKEFYKIF; encoded by the coding sequence ATGATAAAGTGGCTAATATCTAACCAACTTATCGATTATAACCATGCTGTAAAATTCATGGAAGCAAAAATTCAAAGAATTTACGATAGTTTATCTGATGAGTTAGTATGGCTGCTCCAGCACCCTCCACTTTACACAGCAGGGATTAGTGCAACAGATGATGACATTGTTGAAAAATTATTTCCTATATATAAAACAGGCAGGGGTGGTAAATACACATACCATGGCCCAGGGCAGCGCATTATATATTTAATGTTGGATCTCAGAAAAAGAAATAAATGCAATATAAAGCTATATATCAGGGATCTAAGCAATTGGATCATAAATGTTTTAAAGCACTTCAATATATTTGGAGAATTCAAAGAAGAGAGAATAGGTATTTGGGTGAATAAAAATGGAGTAGAAGAAAAAATAGCAGCTTTTGGCATTCGTATAAGAAAATGGATAACTTACCATGGCATAGCACTTAACGTCTCTCCAGATCTTTCTCACTACAGAGGCATTATTCCTTGCGGGCTGAAAGATTATGGTGTTACATCAATGAAAGAACTAGGAGTTGAAGTTTCACTTTCTGAATTGGACGACATACTAAAAAAAGAGTTTTATAAGATATTTTAA